The Panicum virgatum strain AP13 chromosome 5K, P.virgatum_v5, whole genome shotgun sequence genome has a window encoding:
- the LOC120707738 gene encoding fibrous sheath CABYR-binding protein-like, which translates to MPKGAKKRAKLKKQQQQGHPDDGGNNNTSANNGHGNGSDDSSNNNNASSRRDGGHHLRIPPKVSRVDASEDSMESSEEMVTPRAAASEADEEERKAAAAAEVPVERAVEAGEEVMVDALPPETAGQEREGEVDAAVQEPEVKDVVVAEESVVQEPEAHEVEVPEVKREVAKVHPVQEPEPKVDEVVVLEDTSLAPEVQEPEVKSDGANVVVQEPETKAGNVVAKDSTEVSRPREAVDVHTAEVARGPAVAVAASGQRATWWNCCGIFDVFSGSGR; encoded by the exons ATGCCGAAGGGCGCCAAGAAGCGCGCCAAGctcaagaagcagcagcagcagggccaCCCCGACGATGGCGGCAACAACAACACCAGCGCCAACAACGGCCACGGGAACGGCAGCGAcgacagcagcaacaacaacaacgcctccagccgccgcgacggcggccaccACCTGCGGATCCCACCCAAGGTTTCCCGCG TGGATGCGAGCGAGGACTCGATGGAGAGCTCCGAGGAGATGGTGACGCCCCGGGCCGCCGCGTCGGAGGCGgacgaggaggagaggaaggccgccgccgcggccgaggtGCCCGTGGAGCGCGCCGTCGAGGCCGGCGAGGAGGTTATGGTGGACGCGTTGCCGCCGGAAACGGCTGGGCAGGAACGCGAGGGTGAGGTGGATGCGGCGGTGCAGGAACCGGAGGTGAAGGATGTGGTGGTGGCCGAGGAATCCGTGGTGCAGGAGCCAGAGGCGCATGAGGTGGAGGTACCAGAGGTGAAGAGGGAGGTGGCCAAGGTGCATCCGGTGCAGGAACCTGAGCCAAAGGTTGATGAAGTGGTGGTGCTCGAGGATACGAGCCTGGCACCTGAGGTACAGGAACCAGAGGTGAAGAGTGATGGTGCCAATGTTGTGGTGCAGGAACCAGAAACTAAGGCTGGCAATGTGGTGGCCAAGGACTCCACTGAGGTGTCGCGGCCTCGGGAGGCTGTTGATGTGCATACTGCAGAG GTGGCCCGTGGACCTGCAGTGGCAGTGGCTGCTTCAGGGCAGCGGGCAACATGGTGGAATTGCTGCGGGATTTTTGATGTATTTTCTGGTTCAGGGAGATAG
- the LOC120707739 gene encoding bidirectional sugar transporter SWEET2b-like: protein MSSLYGISCFAAGLAGNIFALALFLSPVPTFKRVVKAKSTERFDGLPYLLSLLNCCICLWYGLPWVSDGGRALVATVNGTGALFQLAYISLFVLYADSTRTRLKIVGLLALEAFVFAVIAHASIAFFEQPARQLFVGCVSMASLISMFASPLAVMGLVIRTECVEFMPFYLSLSTFLMSASFAMYGLLLLDFFIYLPNVIGVVLGAMQLVLYAYYSRKWKGSESSAPLLA, encoded by the exons ATGAGCTCCCTGTATGGTATCTCCTGCTTCGCCGCCGGCCTTGCTG GCAACATCTTCGCGCTCGCCCTCTTCCTGTCGCCGGT GCCGACGTTCAAAAGGGTGGTGAAGGCCAAGTCGACGGAGCGCTTCGATGGGCTGCCCTACCTGCTGTCCCTCCTCAACTGCTGCATCTGCCTCTGGTACGGCCTCCCCTGGGTCTCCGACGGCGGCAGGGCCCTCGTCGCCACCGTCAACGGCACCGGCGCGCTGTTCCAGCTCGCCTACATTTCGCTCTTCGTCCTCTACGCCGACAGCACCAGGACGCGG CTCAAGATCGTGGGGCTCCTGGCGCTCGAAGCCTTCGTGTTCGCGGTCATCGCGCACGCGAGCATCGCCTTCTTCGAACAGCCGGCTCGGCAGCTGTTCGTTGGCTGCGTGAGCATGGCGTCTCTGATCTCCATGTTCGCCTCCCCACTGGCCGTCATG GGTTTGGTGATCCGGACCGAGTGCGTGGAGTTCATGCCCTTCTACCTGTCCCTCTCCACCTTCCTGATGAGCGCCTCCTTCGCAATGTACGGGCTTCTGCTGCTCGATTTCTTCATATAC CTCCCCAATGTCATCGGAGTCGTCCTGGGAGCAATGCAGCTGGTGCTGTACGCTTACTACAGCAGGAAATGGAAGGGCAGCGAATCGTCTGCGCCGTTGCTCGCCTGA
- the LOC120707740 gene encoding PH, RCC1 and FYVE domains-containing protein 1-like yields MTPDENALITLKKGSKLIKYSRKGKPKIRTFRISSDETTLIWYSRNREKFLRLSSVSKVIPGQRTAVFRRFLRPEKDYLSFSLIYKNGQRSLDLICKDQAEVEVWFSALEGLISSCRKSSVDEHKDRVSFSDEVSYYQDSYSYDSTLDIASSISRSFHTAGYCKTDSFSLRRSDAGSDRANMIRTSGADSTRLSISSAPSSSSQGSGTDDIESLGDVYVWGEVWTDVATSDGNTSSSCSKVDVLIPKPLESDVVLDVNQIVCGSRHVALTTRQGEVFTWGEEVGGRLGHGTDADISRPKLVESISVTIVDFISCGEFHTCAISASGDLFNWGDGSYHAGLLGYDTGVSHWLPKRVSGPLEGLQVLSVACGSWHSALITSSGKVHTFGDGTFGVLGHGNRESVAYPKEVEALNGFRTVKVACGVWHSAAIVEATVQTGMNVVSKKLYTWGDGDKNRLGHGDKEARLIPTCVQALLEHNFHQLACGQNMTVALATSGHVYTMGSADNGQLGNPKSDGKQPCLVKDKLGNELVEEISCGASHVAVLTSRSEVYTWGMGANGRLGHGDINDKKTPTIVEALKDRHVKSISCGSNFTTCICIHKWVSGADQSVCTGCRQAFGFTRKRHNCYNCGLVHCHACSSRKVLKAALAPTPGKPHRVCDSCFLKLKNADTNINNVSKRNAPTRRSIDSREKPEIRPSKLVATPSAEPVKCMEVKSAKSDAKAAESIMKASQASAILQLGFAAQFGALQPMGMSPALAMSPAMPAFSLAPPSPYTKKTKSPPAAAIPQSSKVDFDHLQKSNELLNQELQKLQSQVDDLKQKCEAQHEQLQKSDKKAKSVAFLAAEESTKRNAAVEFVKFLDNELKGLVDKLPSDAVNSIKALQVQTHSLLKEQSSHPSELMNTMERDHLHLSSGGSGRYDLASHKSGGAGYLTMSQDGRPASGSAISITSESPSHRFMENSAKAHGDVAPKHGTHGEVQLIEQFEPGVYVTLIQLKDGTKVFKRVRFSKRRFAENQAEEWWRENQERVFKKYSHPTQSAHGNTTSSHEDEHHP; encoded by the exons ATGACACCAGATGAAAAT GCCCTTATTACTCTAAAGAAAGGTAGCAAGCTTATCAAGTATAGCCGGAAAGGGAAACCCAAGATCCGTACTTTCAGAATTTCTAGT GACGAAACAACATTAATTTGGTACTCTCGCAACAGGGAGAAGTTTCTCCGACTCTCGTCTGTCTCTAAAGTTATTCCCGGACAGAGAACT GCTGTTTTTAGGAGGTTTTTACGCCCTGAGAAAGACTATCTGTCATTTTCCCTCATATACAAGAACGGGCAACGTTCCCTTGATCTG ATTTGCAAGGATCAAGCTGAAGTTGAAGTGTGGTTTTCAGCACTTGAGGGGTTAATAAGTTCATGCCGTAAAAGTTCTGTTGATGAGCACAAGGATAGAGTATCGTTTTCCGAT GAAGTATCATATTATCAGGATAGTTATTCATATGATTCAACACTAGATATTGCTTCAAGTATTTCACGTAGTTTTCACACTGCTGGTTACTGCAAAACCGATTCTTTTAGCTTAAGAAGATCAGATGCTGGATCTGATCGTGCAAATATGATAAGGACAAGTGGTGCGGATAGTACTCGACTTAGTATTTCCAGTGCCCCTAGTTCTTCCAGTCAGGGTTCTGGAACAGATGACATAGAGTCCCTTGGTGATGTTTATGTATGGGGTGAAGTATGGACTGATGTGGCCACATCAGATGGAAACACAAGCTCATCATGCTCAAAAGTAGATGTTTTGATTCCCAAACCTTTAGAATCAGATGTTGTCTTAGATGTTAATCAGATAGTATGTGGTTCAAGGCATGTTGCTCTTACTACCAGACAAGGGGAGGTGTTTACATGGGGTGAGGAAGTTGGTGGGCGCCTTGGTCATGGAACTGATGCAGATATAAGTCGTCCCAAGCTTGTTGAGTCAATATCTGTGACCATAGTTGATTTTATTTCATGTGGAGAATTCCATACCTGTGCTATATCTGCTTCCGGTGATCTGTTTAATTGGGGAGATGGTTCATACCATGCTGGATTGCTTGGATATGACACTGGAGTTAGCCATTGGCTTCCAAAACGTGTCTCGGGGCCCTTAGAGGGGCTTCAAGTATTATCTGTTGCATGTGGCTCGTGGCATTCAGCTCTGATCACATCGAGTGGAAAAGTTCACACATTTGGTGATGGAACATTTGGAGTTCTTGGGCATGGAAACCGTGAAAGTGTTGCATACCCAAAAGAAGTAGAAGCCTTGAATGGATTTAGAACGGTCAAAGTTGCATGTGGAGTCTGGCATTCTGCAGCAATCGTGGAGGCTACTGTTCAGACAGGCATGAATGTGGTGTCTAAGAAGCTGTATACCTGGGGTGACGGGGATAAGAATCGTCTTGGACACGGTGACAAAGAAGCTAGGCTGATTCCTACCTGTGTTCAAGCTCTTCTTGAGCACAATTTTCATCAGCTCGCCTGTGGACAAAACATGACTGTTGCCCTTGCTACATCTGGTCATGTGTATACCATGGGTAGTGCTGACAATGGTCAGCTCGGAAATCCAAAATCTGATGGTAAACAGCCTTGTTTAGTCAAAGATAAACTAGGTAATGAGTTAGTTGAGGAGATATCGTGTGGAGCTTCCCATGTTGCAGTTTTAACGTCACGAAGCGAAGTATACACATGGGGCATGGGGGCCAATGGAAGACTTGGTCATGGTGACATCAATGACAAAAAGACACCAACCATCGTTGAAGCACTTAAAGATCGACAtgtcaaaagtatatcatgtggTTCAAACTTCACAACATGTATTTGCATACATAAGTGGGTGTCAGGTGCAGATCAGTCAGTTTGCACAGGTTGTAGGCAAGCATTTGGTTTCACAAGAAAGCGACATAATTGCTACAACTGTGGGCTAGTACACTGTCATGCTTGTAGTTCAAGAAAAGTGCTCAAGGCTGCTTTGGCACCAACTCCTGGCAAGCCACATCGTGTATGTGATTCATGTTTCCTCAAACTGAAGAATGCAGATACCAACATCAACAATGTCAGCAAAAGAAATGCTCCTACTCGTCGCTCTATTGATAGCAGAGAAAAGCCAGAAATAAGGCCTTCCAAGCTTGTAGCAACACCGTCAGCGGAACCAGTCAAGTGTATGGAGGTAAAATCAGCTAAGAGTGATGCGAAAGCTGCAGAGTCGATCATGAAGGCATCTCAAGCTTCGGCTATACTACAGCTTGGCTTTGCTGCCCAATTTGGTGCGCTTCAACCCATGGGAATGTCACCAGCGCTAGCTATGTCACCTGCAATGCCAGCATTTTCTTTAGCACCTCCATCTCCATACacaaagaaaacaaaatcacctcctgctgctgctattCCACAGAGCTCTAAAGTTGATTTTGATCACTTGCAGAAGTCAAATGAGTTGCTGAATCAAGAACTTCAGAAGTTGCAATCTCAG GTTGACGATTTGAAACAAAAGTGTGAAGCCCAACATGAGCAGCTTCAGAAATCAGATAAAAAAGCTAAATCAGTTGCCTTTCTGGCTGCTGAAGAATCCACCAAACGTAACGCTGCCGTGGAGTTTGTTAAATTTCTAGACAATGAG CTCAAGGGTCTTGTGGATAAACTGCCCAGTGATGCTGTCAACAGCATAAAAGCTTTGCAAGTTCAGACGCATTCACTCCTGAAGGAACAATCAAGCCATCCGTCAGAGCTCATGAATACAATGGAACGTGATCATCTTCACCTGTCTAGTGGCGGAAGCGGAAGATATGATTTGGCCAGTCATAAGTCAGGCGGTGCAGGTTACTTGACAATGTCACAGGATGGCAGACCTGCTAGTGGCTCTGCCATTTCCATCACTAGCGAATCTCCATCCCATCGCTTCATGGAAAACAGTGCAAAGGCCCACGGTGATGTTGCCCCAAAGCATGGTACCCACGGAGAAGTGCAATTAATTGAGCAGTTTGAACCTGGCGTCTATGTGACACTTATCCAGCTGAAAGATGGCACCAAAGTATTCAAGCGGGTCCGATTCAG CAAGAGGAGATTCGCGGAGAATCAGGCTGAAGAGTGGTGGAGGGAAAACCAAGAGCGGGTCTTCAAGAAATACAGCCATCCAACTCAATCAGCTCATGGAAACACGACCTCTTCTCATGAGGATGAACATCATCCATGA
- the LOC120710702 gene encoding probable methyltransferase TCM_000336, which yields MSSRVQQCPDKPASMNVEAVLHMKAGLGDSSYAQNSSLQKKSTDTLKSLVIDSATRVYETLRPESFTVADLGCASGSNALGVVEAVVRSIGEVCCARGSPPPEFSVLLNDLPTNDFNTVFSCAPEVTSRLKADAKAVVFLSGVPGSFYGRLFVSRSVHLVCSFNSLHWLSQVPAGLRDETNTPLNKGKMFVSSTSPPAVPAAYRRQFQKDLSLFLKSRAAEVVPGGRMVVSMLCRETEDYTDVKATQLWDLLSDSLAALVSQGLLEQEVVDAYDAPCYAPSAQEIQEEVTKEGSFSLDYVRTYEANLNSAGDAKRNGRTLSMAIRAIQESMLSHHFGAGIVDALFDKYTELVTESMEKGVVKSVQIGAVLVRL from the exons ATGTCTTCTCGGGTCCAACAATGCCCCGACAAACCCGCATCCATGAACGTGGAGGCCGTCCTCCACATGAAGGCCGGCCTCGGCGACAGCAGCTATGCACAGAACTCTTCGCTTCAG AAGAAAAGCACCGACACCTTGAAAAGCCTCGTCATCGACTCCGCAACTCGAGTGTACGAGACGCTACGGCCGGAGAGCTTCACCGTAGCTGACCTCGGGTGCGCCTCCGGGAGCAACGCGCTCGGCGTGGTGGAAGCCGTCGTCAGGAGCATCGGCGAGGTCTGCTGCGCCCGCGGATCTCCGCCGCCCGAGTTCTCGGTGCTCCTCAACGACCTCCCCACCAACGACTTCAACACTGTCTTCTCCTGCGCGCCGGAGGTCACCAGCAGGCTCAAGGCTGACGCCAAGGCCGTAGTCTTCCTTTCAGGCGTCCCGGGATCCTTCTACGGGAGGCTCTTCGTTAGCAGGAGCGTGCATTTGGTTTGCTCCTTCAACAGCCTGCACTGGCTCTCTCAGGTTCCTGCCGGTCTTCGTGACGAGACAAACACGCCACTTAACAAGGGGAAGATGTTCGTATCAAGCACGAGCCCTCCCGCCGTGCCGGCGGCCTACCGGCGGCAGTTCCAGAAAGACTTGAGCCTGTTCCTCAAGTCGCGCGCCGCTGAGGTCGTCCCCGGCGGCCGCATGGTTGTGTCGATGCTGTGCCGGGAAACCGAGGACTACACGGACGTGAAGGCGACCCAATTATGGGATCTCCTCTCCGACTCACTCGCCGCGCTGGTATCTCAG ggGCTGCTCGAGCAGGAGGTGGTGGACGCCTACGACGCCCCGTGCTACGCGCCGAGCGCACAGGAGATCCAGGAGGAAGTGACCAAGGAAGGCTCCTTCAGCCTGGACTACGTGCGGACGTACGAAGCCAACCTGAACAGCGCCGGGGACGCCAAGAGAAACGGCAGGACGCTGTCGATGGCGATCAGGGCCATCCAGGAGTCCATGCTCAGCCACCACTTCGGCGCCGGCATCGTCGACGCGCTGTTCGACAAGTATACCGAGCTCGTCACCGAGTCCATGGAGAAGGGGGTGGTCAAGAGCGTCCAGATAGGGGCCGTCCTGGTCAGGTTGTAG